The segment GAGTGATATCCTTAGACATCTATAATGAAAGAAGAATTGCTTAGTGAAGAATTCTTTATCcacaatatatacatacatataataATGAAAACATCAAATACATAGTATGACGTTTACATAGGTTAATAGTACATACTCTAATGACTAGCAAGTCTTATAaccttataatataagggagttTGTACTTATCTACTTATTACAACCAATATTGTTTTGACAAACTATAGGATATCAATATAATGTCTCAAACACACTGAGATTAAAGCAACTTTATCTCTAAGTGGAACGCACTGAGATTACAGTAAATCTCTAAGTGGGTCTGTTGAGCAGTATTCGATGAACATATCGTCCATCGCAGAGAGTGGAGCGACATCTTCTGGGAGAACATTGAGGTTGCTCTCTGGTTCAACAGGAGCCTAGTGAGAACTTGCAACCTCAGGGCGCTCTTCATGTGTAAGATTGAAGTGGGCTTCAAATCTTGGGTTCTCAGAAGATTTTTTTGTCCTTAAGGGATTTTTGGTACAAGAGAACAAGATGTTTCGGGATGCGGTAGTCTTTAGCGACATGAGTGTCAGATCCACACCTGTTGCAATGCTTGTTACCATTGCTACGAGGTTGTGGTGCCTTAtccttcccttttcctttctttcgaCCCTTGAATTTGCGCCTGTTGTTGTTGCGTTTGCGCTTTCCAGTCAGATTCTTAGGATTATTGGAAGAATTTCCCTTTAATCCTTTCTTATTCTCAGCATTATTCTGTACATTGAAGTGCACTTCAGGCAGTGGAGCAGAGCCCGGGGGGCGCTGTTGGGCATTCTTTAAAGAAAGCTCATGGTGTCTTTCTGCCTGAGTCAATGTATGTATAAGCAGAGAATGTTTTTGGAAATTGTTAGCGCGATACTGTTGAGTCAGTATCTTGTCCTCTGGAAGCATAGTTGATAGAgttttctctatcttctctgcCTCTGTTGGCTCTTGTTCGCAAAACTTCAACCTGGAGCAAATGTTATGAACAGCATGGCTGTATTCTGCCACAGTTTTAAAGTCCGCGTAAATGAATCCACTCATAATTAGCCTCAGGCCAAATGAGTTCCTTTTGCTGATCATAACGCTCTTTTAGAGCTTTCCAAAGGGTGTGAGGGCTCGTCTCTAACATGTATTCATGTTTGAGATCCTTGTGAATGTAGAGCCTCAAAACAAAAAGGGTTGTATTGAGCTTCCTGTGCTCAATTGGCAGGTCCCCATCATTAGGTTCCTCAATTGTACTTAAAATCCCTCGAGAggcaaaattgattttgatatcGGAAGTCCAGATGGAATAGTTAGTCTCATCGAGGACGAGTTCGTCGAACTCTTTTGTTACCATGTCCCTACAATCATGGTTAACATTATCAATTTACAgaggtaaattaataaaaacatgatattaAGGTTGTAATCTCAATGCGAAATATAAGACTTCATATTTTGTAATGTTTCGAAAAGATGCCGGTAATAAACTTGACAATTCGAGTTAGAATTCGAAATTAGGTGGCACAATGTGGATAATATCCAAGTAATTAAACAGTGGAGTAGATCTCTTAATAGTGGGCAAGTTATACTTGCTACCTAAAACACGGTCTCCAGGCAAATATATTCTGGTGAATAGGACTCCACTACCTTGTGctcaaccaaaattcaaataatctcatttttcaaaacatattcTCGGAAAATAACACATGTGGGTAATCATCGTGAGATGTAGACCTCTGTGAGATGGGCGAGGTGCTCGCTGCCTAGGTTATGACTAGTGCGGCCAATTTGTAGGACTCCATCGGGTAAACATCTCAAAATGTAGACCACTTGATGATGGGCGAGATACTCGCTGCCTAAGTTATGGTCGATATGACCAAAGTATAGGGCTCCATTGACATGTGATTAATTTCCGAGTCAAAGTGTGAAGTGGaacatgcattaaatcctccaTTAATTATGTTGTAcataattaagagaatttgctaaatcaaaatacaaaatttatagaattttgtaaattaataaagCGAGAAAGTAGAGCGTGTCTTGAAATAATATGCAAAAGGCATGTTATTAAGACAACAAATAAATTTAGTGAAACAGGGTATTTGAATAAACACCTATGTTAATTAACACATAACATCAGTGGTCTATAGGACCATTACATAATAATGTGAAGAACTGATGAACTGTTTCCactaaattacataaaacatagGGACTAAAATGTAATTACTGCTGAaagtaaatgaaaaactaaaaattaaatggtAAATTGGGTGGTGGACCGAAATCTAAAGGATTCGGCCCACCACCGTGTGGCACTAGGCCGGCAGGCAGGGGGCGGTAGGCCGGCCCATCCGGCCCGCAGCAAAGGGGCATGGGGTGGGgcgtcggggggggggggggggggggggggttagggTTAACCCTAACTGCCCCCACAatttcgccgtcgccgccgcccttttCGCTGcacacgccgccgcccaccgccatcATTTCGTCGCTGACCGCTGCCAGTTCGCCGCTATCGACGCCGCCGTGGGgcaccaccgacgccgccgaggtGCGCCGTTGACGCCATCGAGGTGCGCCGTCTATTCCACCTTGGGgggggcgccgccgacgccgccgcgggggcgctgccgacgccaccgccgccgattccACCGCCGTCTCCACCTTCAGTGATAGCGCCGCCGCTACCCCCTCCATTTCCGCTGCCGCCTTGcttccaccgccacctcccaccgccaccgtccactatccgccgccgccgcgtcgccctcgtCGGCCGGCGGCATGCCGGCCGGCTTTAGGCCGACGGTCCCAACTCCTCATCGGAGTCGGAGACCGGCCGGACCCTAACACCGTTCCCCCCCATGCCATTGGGTACCATGCGGCTCGGGGAGCCATAGGGAACGACAATGAATGTATGGCGGAGGCCGGGACGGCGTGCAGCGGCGGCTCCGACGTGGCCACGAGTTGGAGACGGTGTAAAGAGAGGCGGCTCCCCCGTGCGCGCCGCCATGGTTCCGGTACGACCAAATCCTGGTGGCACGGGAGTGGGGGAGCGTCGAAAGCTTGGCGTCGGCTGCGACGTTGATGGAGGTGAGGAAGGAGCGGTTGGTGGTGACGGAGCGGCGACGAACGGGGCCGGCAGCGACTCCATCTCCAGTGGGAGATCACACGGCTTACTGTACCCCCTGCACAAGGATCCGGCGAGGTGCTTCGGCaaccggaggcggaggaggaggtgcgaCAGGGACAGGCGGGGGAACCACAACTGGAGTTGCAGTCACACGGCGGCGAGGGTAATGGCGGCGGCCACCAACCCTAGCCCTGCCTCCGCGGGATCCCCAGCGCGTCCTCCTCATCGATCGACGAAGAAGATAGCGAAGCCGGCGTGCGCGCTGATGGCGAGGGAGGCCGAGAACGGCATCCATGATCCAATGAAAGGTAGGCATCGTACCTTCTGTTGTTTTTCTATTCGCTTTGCTTTTCCTGTAGATCAAAAAGTGATGTTCTTCCTTCTTTCACTCTCGCGAACTCCTTCGCGAGAGCGAAAGTGCTGATAACGTATTGTGAATAGAAttgattgagcgagagagagaattgaACACAAGAATGTAGAGGGAATGAATGAACGGATTtctttattgatcaatgcggTACAATTTATAGATGGGGAAGAGGTGGCAACCGGAGACACGATGGTTGGGAACCATTGCGTCTGTTGCCAAGGAGCGCCTAGGGAAGAGGCACGGTTGCCTTCGGTTGCGATCCATCCTTttatatggatgagatcaccctgtTGTTTCATAACACGTACATTACGTACATACATCCATCCACATACAGGTACTTAGTGGGGCCCAGTTTTAGCGGTGGATTTTTCTCAAAGATGGATCTAATAgttttaaataatgggtccaccggatttaatgaatttttttatttattagaaTGCCATGTGGCGGCATAGGAGCGTTCGTAGGAGGACACATGTCGGCttaagagtgtttgtaggaagtttagtggacttttagtatataataactaggaaggtagcccgcgcgaatgcgcgagCATGCGTCGTATGCTAAATTTGAGACACTAAAAGCGAAATATTAACCGGAGAACATATACCTCGATTTCTTCAGAAATTGTTTTTTTGGCATTAGTTGCTTTTATAATCGTtaacctattagctttatattatatcatatctaagcaatatctataagcaattatttataatcttcttcatcatttgaaaagaaggtagatttattttctttagaaaatatgTGCAATAACTAATTTGTTCAAGTACACTTATAATCACATTAGTGAGGTACATGACATACATCAACAATTATGCCTAACATCTTCAACTCTAAGAAAAGTATATCATGAGTAGTTAATTTGTTGCCAAAACTATTTGGTATAGAAAAAACATACCTATTGACCAATATACTCGTGATAGATTAAGGGGTAATATTATAGCAGGATCATTAGCTGGAAATACCAAATAGTTTTGAAAATGTAGAGAATCTTAATCCCACacaaactaaaattaaatcaaatttaCTTGGAAAAACACAACTAAATtctattgttttattatttagACAAGTAGATTTAAAGTAGTATTGTATATTTGTGAGGTGATATTTGACATCACAAAATATGTTATacaattatttgaaaaattatcatatcattaattattatatgttgGTTCCATATGTTGTCATGTATTTAgcattacaatataattattattagtcGTTAATAATTCATTTAATTGAAGGAATACGGCAATTAgatgaattaaaaaaagatggaCAAGGTCCTCTAGTTGAATTGTGTGTTttggagtaatatatatttatctcaaaattatagaaaatcCTATTTTCAGATTGTTGATTTTTTCATTGTAGTACTTACATGCGTAAGTTTTTTGGGATTTATCTTTTTATcatcaatatgttttttttcctttttttggtgAACAGTAATAAGCTGTATGTTTTCCCAATAGTTTACTTGTGTACTTTTGGCTTTTTTGGTGAACATTTACAAATTTTCCATTGTATACCCCGTAGATTGGGAGGAACAGATTAccttttaaatatatattatctaattaaaattttctataatttattatagagTGTTACTGGTGACCTGGGAGTATTTATAGCAACACATGCCTTAGAAGCGTCAACCTGTGCATTGCATGTGCTACAAttattaatattaaaaaatattagttatATGTAAAATACATGTTTGTTAAAATTTGTTGAAAGTAAAACATAAATTTTTCTTTGTAAGTCTAAGgaagtaataatatttttttactcctaattgaaaaaaaataaaaaatacatgtcCTGTCCTAATTGTCTTCGGTTTctgtagttttattttattaatgtcTTGAACTGATATTTTCTAtttcattaatttaaaaagttcaaaattagcaattaataaGCACCATGATCCATACTTATGTATCTCAATTTTTTAATTACCTtcattaattaagaaaatttaaattaataagTACTAACATACTTAAGTACGTTTTGGACTTATAAGCTAAAAAGTCTCAAACATGTGTCTTTTTCCATTGCTTTTCTTAATATTCATAAGCCACTCTTACACTGTTAACTCAAAAACTAGGTTGaagtttttctctctctttttttagagtaaaatgcaccagcggtccttaaacttatcgggaggtttcacttaggtccacgaacttacaaagcgcacatcgagatccctaaacttggtttattgtatcatcccggtccaaagccgcgtttaaccgtggtcttgcctacgtggcatgtcATGTGAacgatgacatggatttttttttattttttctcccttcttccttctttttacACCACCGCGACAACCCCTCCCCTCGTGCCACCTCTCACCaccgagaaaaaagaaggaagaaagagaaaaaagaagggagaagggagaaaaaaattaaaaaaatccatgtcattgtccacatggcgtgccacgtaggcaagaccacagtcaaacgcggctttggaccggaatgatacaataaaccaagtttagggaccttgATATgcactttgcaagttcgtggacctaagtgaaacctcatgACAAGTTTAAATACCgctggtgtattttactctttttttttaattatgcaAAGTCCGTCGGATGCCTTGCTACAGAATTCCTTGCTTTAAACATTTTTTGAGTTGTGGATGAGACCACATATAGATCTTCTTAATTGCAAGGAAATAAGAAATACCTACGGTACTGCAGATGCAACGATCATATATCGATCTTCCTTGGTGGCTTGGTCTAAATGAACTTTTAGATTTGTGTATTCTCAACCCTTCAAATTTACAGGGTCCAATGATATTAGATTAGAAATAACTTAAAAACATAGAAACTAATGttgattattttttgaaaaaaaaaacaatgcgaTCGTGAAGCTTGCTCTATATGTGCAGATATCTTCAGATATCTTAATGAGGAAGCATCGCCATATAACTGTGTCAATGGTAATGCAGATATAGTACTGGGTGCAGATACCCTAATGAGTACCAAGTGCTTGATCGATGCATGATAATCTCTGTCCAAGGCTCCAAAGGCATTCCGGTTTACGCTGGCAGTGATCTCGGCAAAGACAGCAATAATAAGGATTCTTTGATTTCCTCGTAAAAGAAGCACATATGGAATTGGTAGCTTTACTAAAGTTTATAACCAAATTCGATTCTGTAGCATGAAAATAGGAGATCAGAGCGCATCTAggattttgttagattttggagGCTGGTATGCGGAAGGGGAAGGAGGTGGGTAGGACCGATGTTTATAAATTATTAGAGTGTCACGTGGTGGTTTAGGAGTGTGTGTAGGAGGCCATGTGACAGcttaggagtgtttatagggtgtttcatggacttttagtgtataatagatagatagaaagaTATGGTAGGGTTCTAGGATTTAATTGTATAAGAATTTCGGGACCTACTGAATTGCATAGGATTTAATAGTTATAGGATTGTACAATATTTCTTGTTTTCCCAGTGCAGCCGCACCGCTAGCCCCCCTCAGGGGCGGCC is part of the Oryza glaberrima chromosome 12, OglaRS2, whole genome shotgun sequence genome and harbors:
- the LOC127757443 gene encoding uncharacterized protein LOC127757443 isoform X1, with product MNVWRRPGRRAAAAPTWPRVGDGVKRGGSPVRAAMVPVRPNPGGTGVGERRKLGVGCDVDGGEEGAVGGDGAATNGAGSDSISSGRSHGLLYPLHKDPARCFGNRRRRRRCDRDRRGNHNWSCSHTAARVMAAATNPSPASAGSPARPPHRSTKKIAKPACALMAREAENGIHDPMKGVGSSNENEVPVLMTAHSANREFVCAAHFFGASKLPRRRRIELVFPPWRHRIDPGAAGAATRPPWPPWHRGHRGRRHIQPAAPPRALPHPASSRQPRPSSHRGRCACRRPEPAAPAVASSRPRLPSHTGRRLQPHPVAQCRIRSPIYR
- the LOC127757443 gene encoding uncharacterized protein LOC127757443 isoform X2, which codes for MNVWRRPGRRAAAAPTWPRVGDGVKRGGSPVRAAMVPVRPNPGGTGVGERRKLGVGCDVDGGEEGAVGGDGAATNGAGSDSISSGRSHGLLYPLHKDPARCFGNRRRRRRCDRDRRGNHNWSCSHTAARVMAAATNPSPASAGSPARPPHRSTKKIAKPACALMAREAENGIHDPMKGSLCRVEWKQLVAVLRRRKSMLYYYGHEISYTG
- the LOC127757443 gene encoding uncharacterized protein LOC127757443 isoform X3 — its product is MNVWRRPGRRAAAAPTWPRVGDGVKRGGSPVRAAMVPVRPNPGGTGVGERRKLGVGCDVDGGEEGAVGGDGAATNGAGSDSISSGRSHGLLYPLHKDPARCFGNRRRRRRCDRDRRGNHNWSCSHTAARVMAAATNPSPASAGSPARPPHRSTKKIAKPACALMAREAENGIHDPMKGSLCRVEWKQLVAVLRRRKSMLYYYGHEIS